ACGGCTATCTACTACGCTTCTATCTTTATCCTCAATTTCCAAACCTTTCTGTCTAGGTTCATCTCCTATGTAAGCTGAAGATGTGTCATGccttgtctaatcacctccccgAGTTCTTTTTAGGCCTATCTCTATCTCTCATAAAATCTACAATAGCAAAACTCTCACACCTCTCGACGGGCGCTTCGACacacctcctcttcacatgcctgaACCACCTCAATATCGCTTCACTCACCTTTTATGTCACGGAGGCCACTTCCATCTTGTCCCGTATAACTTGTTTCTAAtcatatctctcctagtatgcctACACATCCATTTGAGCATCCTCATCTCCTGTACATTTATCTTCTGAACGTGGGTTTTCTTGACTTACCAACACTCTTCCCCATACAATAATGTTGATCTAACCACCACACTGTAAAACTTATCTTTAAGCATTGATGACACATTCTATCACACAGTGCCCCGGATGCGATGAGcaacgtcatcatcaatctccccgtTTTCTAGAATTTTAGACTCAATTGACCCAAGTACGATAGGATGAGAATTATAATTCAAGATAGTATAATTATTCAAAAAGTATTTTACTATTTTCTGCCCTTTTTTGTAGAAAAAATTAGTATCCAAAAAaataaacataaataaataaaatagataCCAAATTATAGAGGGACCAATAACATATACTCCTACTATATTCTCTTTTCATCATTAACGTATTTTGtgaaaaatacatttttttttcgaccaaaaaaaaaaaaaaaacataccacATCCCCGATTCAAGTTCTCTCACTCATAATAGCAATATTTCTCGTTTGGACAAACAATATTCTGAACAAGAAAACTCATTAAGCATAACCTGAAGAATCCATCAATGAATCCAGAAAGTTCTAATAGCCAAACAAACCCCAAGAAAAGAGCATTAGCAGAAACTAACAAAGACAAGCCACCAACAACACTAAATTGCATGGTTGTAGCCATTGATCACAATAACCTTTTTTACAGAGTCTGCTCAACATGTGAAAAAACTTTACCTGACCCTTCTCCAATTACCCATTTACCCTTTTGCAAATACTGTAACCTTAACAACCCTGCTTCATCTGGTTCTAAACGCCTCTTTCGTGTACTTGTATGTAATTTCCTATTCTTTTGTGCCCTTATTTGCAATTTCATGTACATTTTTGTTTGtgaaaaggtgtttttttttgtgtgtcCTTATTTGCAATTAATGTACATTTTTGTTTGTGAAAAGGTTTTTTATTTATATCTTTTGTGTCCTTATTTGCAatttaatgtatttttttttttgtttgtgaaaaggtttgattttttatttaattttggcTTTTTGGCTGGTTTTTTTCACCTTATTCTTTTGTGTCCTTATTTGCaatttaatgttttttttttttttttttggtttgtgaAAAGGTTTGATTATACATAGATTATACAAGGTTATACACCTATTATACATCCCCGGCTATTTGGCGGCTAGTTAGGTTAATTCTTGATGGAAAAAAAACACTTGTGCTGTTTTTTGTGTAAAGGTTTGATTTATTTTCCGTGTGTGGGTATTTTTGGGTAGTAGTAAATGAAAAAAGGGATCTTCACACAAATAGTCAACACTGTTTACTTTTTCTAACTGGTATACATAGCTTATACAAGGTTATATGCTTATTATACATCCGCCGGCTATTTGGGAGGTTGTTTAAGTTAATTCTTCGTGAAGAAAAACACTTATGCTGTTTTTAGTGTAAAGGTTTGATTTTTTTGTGTGGGTATTTTGGGTAGTCGCAAATGAAAAAAGGGATCTTCACACAAATAGTCGGCTGGATTCACTGTTTACTTTTCCTAACCGGTATACATAGGTTATACTATTTAGGTTAATtctttatgaaaaaaaaaacacttatgcTGTTTTTTGTGTAAAGGCTTGATCTTTTTGTGTGGGTATTTTTGGGTAGTAGCAAATGAAAAGAGGGATCTTCGCACAAATAGTCGATACTGTTTACTTTTCCTAACTGGTATACGTAGATTATACAAGGTTATACACTTATTATACATCCACACTTATTATACATCCACCGGCTATTTGGGTGGTTATTTAGGTTAATTCTTCATGAAAAAAGAACCCTTATGCTGTTTTTTTTGTAAAGGTTTGATTTTTTGTGTATGGGTATTTTGGGTAGTAGCAAATGAAAAAAGGGATCTTTACACAAATAGTCGATATTGCTTACTTGTCCTAACTGGTATACATAGATTATACAAGGTTATACACTTATTATACATCCGCCGGCTATTTGGGAGGTTATTTAGGTTAATTCTTCATGAAGAAAAACACATATACTGTATTTTGTGTCaaggtttgattttttttttttgtgtgggaATTTTGGGGTTTGCAGGTGTCTATAGCTACAGAGAAAAAAGTGATTGTGGTGATAATGTTCGATAGGGCAGCTAAGGTTTTGTTTGGTTGTTCTGCTGATGAGTTCTTTGACTTTGCAAAGACTCGCCCTTTTGCTGGTAACTTAAATTAATCTCCATTTTTTTAGTTGCATTTTacaatgtcaatttcacttatgcTTGAAATAAGTAttgtcaaacctctctataaggCGTTGTTTGCAGGAAATTTTTGGCTGCTTTAGTGAGAAGCTGTTATAGAGAACATGTAATATAACATAATATGAAAATCGGTTCCAAGAAAAGTTACCCGATATAGTAatatgttgttatagagaggtctgactgttaTAGTAAATCAAAAGCACACTTTTTTTACTTGCCTCTATCATCAAATAAGAGTTATATATTTAGTTTCCCTTTTCGCTTTGGGAATTctatgaaacaaaaaaaaataaaaaaatgaaagaagTAGAGAGATGATGAAACTTTTTCTGTAGGAATTGAAAATCCTAATGAAACTTACTCCAATTTTTACGATAGTCTTTTGATTGATGACGCCCCAAGATGGTTGACACTATTTTATTGCGACACAACTTTCACGACTTTCAAGAATTCCAATGTATTAATCTTATTCAAatttcatattttgttgaaatgTTTCTCCATGAAAGTAAAGCATTACTTTAGTGTTTTCTTCTCCTATTGCTAaacttaatactccctccgtcgcAATTTATGTAATAGTGTTTGACTGGGTacggagtttaagaatgaaaagaagactttttaaacttgtggtctaaaataagcatAGATTTTCTGCAGCTATAattcatctcattaagggtaaaataggaagttTAAAGTCAGATTATTACTAAATATAGAGAGGTGTCGGTTTTTTTGGGACCGACTAAAAAGGGAAGAGTGccgcataaattgggacggagggaggaTATAAGTTAAATTAATATCTTAAATTCCGTATCCTGTCAAAACTTGTTAATGGAACAGAGAGAGTATTTGGTTATGGGCCATAAAAGATGGTCCAAGAATCTTATAGTTACAATGTTTTGCTGGGCCATATGAAGAGGATTCTGACTGTTTTGAGAATGCTTTTATGCAGCTGCAAATGCTGGTAAAGCTTTGGAAGGAGAGATGTTGAAAGTCACCTTGTCCCAACCGAAGAATGGGAATGCACGGCATCTACGAGTGGCATCAGTTTTGCCATTGAAAACAGGTTTTCAGCCTGTGATCGAGACCTTGAGGGAACTATATCAAGCAAGAGGTGGTTCATAGTGCTACTGCATTCAGGTGTTTTTGTATTGAACGTGGTCCATCAATTCGTTGACAGAAAGAACATGAATGCGTCTTTTGTTAAGTATTAGTTTTCTCCTTTAAACACGCCATTCTGACCTAGCAGACCATGAGGCACGCTTCCATTGTTTTAGTTATGTATCTTATGGGAGCTTTAAACAAAATGAGAAGtcaaagggtgtgtttggtatgaaggaaaatgttttcttggaaaacaaattgatttcttacttattttcaagtgtttggtaagtaagcaaaGCAAATATTATCccaagagcatttatatgtaatctagcaaaatACTATGGGGGTGGGATGGTAAAGGGGTGGGAGTTGGAGGTGCTCGGTGAGTGGGGAGGAGACAGTGACTTGGAATTTAACTTATTTTCCCTACCcccattagggaagtcattttcctcatttgcTAGGAACTttttttcctagagaaaatatttccaaaacattttgaccaaccaaacatgaaaacATTGGAAAACACTTTCTGGAAAATGTTTTTCTCCATATGAAACACACCCTAAGTCTTGGGTAGCAGCTCAAAGTTTGCTCAGTGTGCCgtctaacaacatcaataagcaCACATGATTCTTTGCCCCATGCAATATGTTCAGTCAAATGAGGATATCTGAGCTTTAAAATAAACAATCTTTTGGGATTAAGGTCTCTCTATCTCCTAAGgttggggtaaggtctgcgtacactctaccctccgcaAACCCCACTTGTCGGATTACACTGGGTAAGTTGTTGTTGTAAAATAAACAATCTTGAAACTGAACTGGTTTAACAGACCGGAAATGCAGGGGATAAGTATATGGTCTTTCAAACTGGAGAATTTTCTTCAAGTTTGGTACGTCGAAACAGTCAGTTTCAGAGTCAGATGAAGAGGGAGCTGGATCAGCTGTGTATTCATCTAGGTCTTATTTTAACTGAACTGGTTTAACACACAGGAATTGCAGGGTTTAAGTATATTGATTTTTTCAAGCTAGTACAAATATTTAAGTGTAGAATTTCCTTTTAAGTCTGGTAAGTCGATGCACAATATGTACCAGAGCCCGAGGGGTTGGCAAATTGTATCAGCTGTGTACTATTGATGTTATCAAGAGATACAATTTAAAAGTTCGCCCTCTAGCTGTGTTTAAATTTAACTTGTTGTGGTCCTACTGCTTGAGCATTTATCGCTAAAGGGGGAAAATGTAAGAAAGTTTAGCTAGTATTCAGCAATTTCCTTCAGCGTTGAAAGTGTTAATTACATGTTTTGTTG
The sequence above is a segment of the Lycium barbarum isolate Lr01 chromosome 6, ASM1917538v2, whole genome shotgun sequence genome. Coding sequences within it:
- the LOC132600459 gene encoding uncharacterized protein LOC132600459 isoform X4; the protein is MNPESSNSQTNPKKRALAETNKDKPPTTLNCMVVAIDHNNLFYRVCSTCEKTLPDPSPITHLPFCKYCNLNNPASSGSKRLFRVLVSIATEKKVIVVIMFDRAAKVLFGCSADEFFDFAKTRPFAAANAGKALEGEMLKVTLSQPKNGNARHLRVASVLPLKTGFQPVIETLRELYQARGGS